TAAAGCCAGAGACTACCATATCGTGGGATACTGGTGTGAACCAAAGGTTATGGAAAGGGGCAAAGCTCGGATTGACATATTTTGAGAACTACATAGAAGACCTTATCTATAACAAGACGGTTTCAGCTACTTATGAGCGTATAAATGTAGGAAAGGCGGAAAGTAAAGGTGTAGAATTTGAGGTAGAACAGAGATTTGAAAAGGGACTTCGGCTCTTTAGCAACTTTACCTATACGAATGGAATGATAAAAGAGAATGAGGCAGCCACTAAGACTGTGGGTAAGAGGCTGACCCAGACACCCCAGAAGATGTTTAATCTTGGGGCTGAATTTGAAAAAGGTGGTTTCTCTACCTCTTTAGTTGGCAGGTATGTGAGCAAGAGATACAGTAAGGATGATAATAGCGATGTAGTTAACAATGTCTATATGTCATACGATCCGTATTTTGTTACAGATGCAAAGCTCTCTTATAATTTTAAACAGATGAGTGCTTCCCTATAGTCTGGAGGCAATAATAAAATACTAAGTAACTGTTGCGATAGAGACTATAATGCTTGGAAAAGATGATTATAACTAAAAAATTAACTAAACATTTCGGCAAAATAAAGGCAGTAGAAGGGCTTAATCTGCAGATTAATAAGGGTGAAATCTTTGGCTTGCTTGGACCAAATGGTGCAGGCAAAACCACTACTGTCCGTATGCTCAATACCTTGACGCTACCAACTTCAGGCTCTGCAGAGATTGATGGGCTGGATGTAGTAAAATCTGCTAATAAGGTTAAACGCTTGATTGGTGTCTGTCCGCAGGAGATGAACCTTGATAAAGAGCTTACAGCCAGGGAAAATTTGCGTATCCATGGACTGCTTTATCGTATGGAGGGTATTGAACAGAGGATAGATGAGCTGCTTTGCTGGTGTGGTTTGTCTGAAAGGGCAGATAATTTATTAAAGACATTTTCTGGCGGTATGCTCAGAAGATTGCTTGTTAGCCGCTCTATGATGCATCAGCCAAAGGTGCTGTTTCTGGATGAGCCTACAGTTGGGCTTGACCCGCAGGTTAGACGCCAGATCTGGGATATTATCCGCGAGCTGAATAGGCAGGGGGTCACCATCTTGCTTACTACCCATTACATTGAGGAGGCTGAATTGCTCTGTCAACGGGTAGGTATCCTCAATCATGGTAACTTGATTGCCTTAGGCAGCCCTGAAGAACTAAAGGAAAGGGTGGGCCATTTTGTAGTTGAGTCCCTTGATGATGGGGTGACTAATTATAGCTTGTTTGATAACCGAGAGGAGGCTTATAGTTTTGCGGAACAAAGGGTTGATGATGTCCGTATCCGCGAGGCAAACTTAGAGGATGTGTTTATTAAGCTCACGGGTGAGAGGATGAATTAGCCCAAAAACCTTTTAAGTCGTTTAAGGGCTGTTTTATAAACCTCAAGGTCTCTTCGGAACCCAACAGCAATTACTTCCACCAGAACCTTGTGTTTAAATATCTGGTAAACTATCCGATATTGCCCCACAGGGAGTTTGTATAACCCTTTCAGGGACTTTCGCAGAGGTTTGCCAAACTTATCTGGAGCAGTCGTAAGCTTGTAATTAATTTCTTTCAATATGCGACGCTGATTCTCCTTTGAGATATATTTGAAGTCTTCTTCAAGAACAAGGGTGTCAATTTCAACCTGATACATTTAACCAACCCTTTTCATGGCTTCTTCAAGAGGAATAGTTTTTCTATCTTTGCGGTTTAGCCTCTGTTGAGCAAGATTCTCAAGGGATAAATCTTCAAGTTCTTCGATTAACTCGGTCATTTGCTGATAGCGATCGTAATCCAGGATAGCCATGATAGGCCTATTTCTCTTAGTGAGTACAACATTCTTTTCTTTGGCAGCATTTAAGATTTGGTTGAAATGTGTCCTTAATTCAGAGACACCAACTAAGGTAGTTTCTTCTTTTATAGTAAACATAATCTAACCTCCTGATGATACACCTTATTGATTGTTAAAT
This window of the bacterium genome carries:
- a CDS encoding TonB-dependent receptor gives rise to the protein MTHSSRDKSSFSPKVAVVYNPSEKTTLRLSLGKAFRPPTVYELYCTWSYAGKTYACNPDLKPETTISWDTGVNQRLWKGAKLGLTYFENYIEDLIYNKTVSATYERINVGKAESKGVEFEVEQRFEKGLRLFSNFTYTNGMIKENEAATKTVGKRLTQTPQKMFNLGAEFEKGGFSTSLVGRYVSKRYSKDDNSDVVNNVYMSYDPYFVTDAKLSYNFKQMSASL
- a CDS encoding ATP-binding cassette domain-containing protein, producing the protein MIITKKLTKHFGKIKAVEGLNLQINKGEIFGLLGPNGAGKTTTVRMLNTLTLPTSGSAEIDGLDVVKSANKVKRLIGVCPQEMNLDKELTARENLRIHGLLYRMEGIEQRIDELLCWCGLSERADNLLKTFSGGMLRRLLVSRSMMHQPKVLFLDEPTVGLDPQVRRQIWDIIRELNRQGVTILLTTHYIEEAELLCQRVGILNHGNLIALGSPEELKERVGHFVVESLDDGVTNYSLFDNREEAYSFAEQRVDDVRIREANLEDVFIKLTGERMN
- a CDS encoding type II toxin-antitoxin system RelE/ParE family toxin, which gives rise to MYQVEIDTLVLEEDFKYISKENQRRILKEINYKLTTAPDKFGKPLRKSLKGLYKLPVGQYRIVYQIFKHKVLVEVIAVGFRRDLEVYKTALKRLKRFLG
- a CDS encoding type II toxin-antitoxin system Phd/YefM family antitoxin: MFTIKEETTLVGVSELRTHFNQILNAAKEKNVVLTKRNRPIMAILDYDRYQQMTELIEELEDLSLENLAQQRLNRKDRKTIPLEEAMKRVG